From the genome of Varibaculum prostatecancerukia, one region includes:
- the ndk gene encoding nucleoside-diphosphate kinase — protein MSDFKLDPDKEYTLVLVKPDGYHRGLTGKILARIEQKGYAIDALRVVQASDDDLYEHYQEHRGKHFFESVVDFMQSGKIVAAVIEGTRVVEGVRSLVGATSPTEAAPGTIRGDYGRDYDSGQIQNLVHASDSPSAAVREIKIWFPDACE, from the coding sequence ATGAGTGACTTCAAGTTGGATCCAGATAAGGAATACACCCTGGTGCTGGTGAAGCCGGATGGCTATCACCGCGGGCTGACTGGGAAAATCTTGGCGCGGATTGAGCAAAAAGGCTACGCTATCGACGCTTTGCGGGTAGTGCAGGCAAGCGATGATGATTTGTATGAACACTATCAAGAGCATCGCGGTAAACATTTCTTTGAATCCGTGGTTGACTTTATGCAGTCCGGGAAGATTGTGGCTGCAGTTATTGAAGGCACCCGGGTAGTTGAGGGGGTACGCTCCCTGGTGGGTGCCACCAGCCCCACCGAGGCAGCGCCGGGAACTATTCGCGGCGATTATGGACGCGACTACGACAGTGGACAAATCCAAAACCTGGTGCACGCTTCAGATTCGCCCAGCGCGGCTGTCCGTGAAATAAAAATCTGGTTCCCGGACGCCTGCGAATAG
- a CDS encoding HPr family phosphocarrier protein, translating to MASKTVKVGSSVGLHARPASIIAEKAAEFDEEITIGTAEEEPVDASSMMLIMTLGAECGAEVTVESENEDAVAAIAELVEKDLDAE from the coding sequence ATGGCTTCAAAAACTGTGAAAGTAGGATCTTCCGTGGGATTGCATGCCCGCCCGGCCTCGATTATCGCGGAAAAAGCCGCCGAGTTCGATGAGGAAATCACTATTGGAACCGCCGAAGAAGAACCGGTAGATGCCTCCTCGATGATGCTGATCATGACCTTGGGTGCCGAATGCGGTGCCGAGGTTACCGTGGAGAGTGAAAACGAGGATGCTGTCGCGGCGATTGCAGAACTGGTCGAAAAGGATTTAGACGCCGAATAG
- a CDS encoding HPr family phosphocarrier protein, with the protein MQPQTAFIVVSQSQTLARGICEVVANLAPKVIIEPCGCHDEGLGTAAEILSGKISKVMEKLGEQDAIVLMADFGAARLACQQVITDIGMRRLRLGRGPIVEGTAAGVVAAAQGADLAEILRSINAASQFYPEEDAADILPPPPAPDPLAPRTITYGASEPLSARPAARLARIATGFDAQVTINQVDAGSVLALMGLKIKPGDELRIAAEGGESLKALDAVEAALTAPEAEDAIQPGE; encoded by the coding sequence ATGCAACCGCAAACTGCCTTTATTGTTGTTTCGCAGTCACAAACGCTGGCGCGGGGAATATGCGAAGTGGTAGCCAACCTGGCTCCAAAAGTGATTATCGAGCCCTGCGGTTGCCATGATGAAGGGCTGGGTACCGCCGCTGAAATCCTGAGCGGAAAAATTTCCAAAGTAATGGAAAAACTCGGAGAACAAGACGCGATTGTCTTAATGGCAGATTTTGGGGCTGCGCGGCTAGCCTGCCAACAGGTAATCACCGATATCGGGATGCGCCGGCTGCGGCTAGGGCGCGGCCCGATTGTGGAGGGAACCGCTGCGGGAGTAGTGGCCGCCGCTCAAGGCGCAGACCTGGCAGAAATCCTGCGATCAATCAATGCTGCCTCCCAGTTTTACCCCGAAGAGGATGCGGCAGATATTTTGCCACCTCCGCCCGCTCCGGATCCGCTTGCTCCCCGCACTATCACCTATGGGGCTTCAGAGCCACTGTCGGCGCGTCCAGCAGCGCGTTTAGCTCGGATTGCTACTGGTTTTGATGCCCAGGTGACCATTAACCAGGTTGATGCGGGCAGCGTCCTCGCGCTTATGGGGTTGAAGATAAAACCCGGGGATGAACTGCGGATTGCCGCCGAAGGCGGGGAATCCCTTAAAGCCTTAGACGCGGTAGAGGCGGCACTAACGGCGCCCGAAGCAGAGGATGCAATCCAGCCTGGGGAATGA